Proteins encoded in a region of the Halostella limicola genome:
- the pstC gene encoding phosphate ABC transporter permease subunit PstC codes for MSGDPSNVDLTGGEQVRTAKETAVRVLFFACAALSVIVTFGIVATLLFDALEFFADVSPVAFYTGTNWSPEIRPYSYGVLPLITDTLLVTVLSAAVALPIGVAAAIYLSEYATTRVRSIIKPALEVLAGIPTVVYGYFALVYITPALDAFLPLSTFNALSASIVVGIMIVPMVSSISEDAMSSVPDSLRQAGYGMGATKFEVSTGIVVPAAISGIFSSFILAISRAIGETMIVTVAAGMTPRLVTPGNVDTVMFESIQTMTAAMIQLGLSDVPSGSTSYQALFAIGLTLFAITFVMNLISNWVAARYREEYR; via the coding sequence ATGAGTGGAGATCCAAGTAACGTCGATCTCACGGGCGGTGAGCAGGTCCGGACGGCCAAGGAGACGGCCGTCCGGGTCCTGTTTTTCGCCTGCGCGGCGCTGTCCGTCATCGTCACGTTCGGGATCGTCGCCACGTTGCTGTTCGACGCGCTCGAGTTCTTCGCGGACGTGTCTCCGGTGGCGTTCTACACCGGGACGAACTGGAGCCCGGAGATCAGACCGTACAGCTACGGCGTCCTCCCGCTGATCACGGACACCCTGCTCGTGACGGTCCTCTCGGCGGCCGTTGCCCTCCCGATCGGCGTGGCGGCGGCGATATACCTGAGCGAGTACGCCACGACCCGCGTTCGGTCGATAATCAAACCCGCCCTCGAGGTCTTGGCCGGTATCCCGACGGTGGTTTACGGCTACTTCGCGCTGGTGTACATCACGCCCGCGCTCGACGCGTTCCTGCCCCTGTCGACGTTTAACGCGCTGAGCGCCTCTATCGTCGTCGGGATCATGATCGTGCCGATGGTCTCCTCCATCAGCGAGGACGCGATGAGTTCCGTTCCCGATTCGCTTCGACAGGCCGGTTACGGCATGGGCGCGACTAAGTTCGAGGTGTCGACCGGCATCGTGGTCCCGGCGGCGATCTCGGGCATCTTCTCGTCGTTCATCCTCGCCATCTCGCGGGCGATCGGCGAGACCATGATCGTCACGGTCGCCGCTGGGATGACGCCCCGTCTGGTGACGCCCGGGAACGTCGACACCGTGATGTTCGAATCGATCCAGACGATGACTGCGGCGATGATCCAGCTCGGCCTGAGCGACGTCCCCAGCGGATCGACGTCGTACCAGGCACTGTTCGCGATCGGACTGACGCTGTTCGCGATAACCTTCGTCATGAACCTGATAAGCAACTGGGTGGCCGCGCGCTACCGGGAGGAGTACCGATGA
- a CDS encoding PstS family phosphate ABC transporter substrate-binding protein: MSDTTGESSSISRRKFMAASGAATATALAGCGGGGGGDGLSGSLTISGSSTVHPVSAAMAEEFQREHSGVDISLNKTGTGGGFSKQFCPGDSVINGASRPITEDEQQTCSENGVEPLEFQIAKDAVTVVVNPQADWVDCITVDELNQIWQPDGAQRWSDVRDDWPDEEIQLYGAASTSGTFDWFSEYVNGESGRHRSDYEATENDNRIVQGVEGDEYAMGYFGFSYYAENQDRVKALQIDDGSGCAEPSLENAKDGTYPMARPLFIYAAKNALEREPVSEFLRFYLEQSSSELVSDIGYVPSSEEQRDESLDKLESNIEDVSS, translated from the coding sequence ATGTCAGACACTACTGGGGAGTCGTCGAGCATATCGCGACGGAAGTTTATGGCCGCTTCTGGCGCAGCGACCGCTACCGCTCTCGCTGGCTGTGGCGGTGGCGGCGGAGGCGACGGCCTTTCCGGGTCGCTCACGATTTCCGGGTCGAGTACGGTTCACCCCGTGTCAGCGGCGATGGCCGAGGAGTTCCAGCGTGAGCACTCGGGCGTCGACATCTCGCTGAACAAGACCGGCACGGGCGGCGGTTTCAGCAAGCAGTTCTGTCCGGGCGACAGCGTCATCAACGGTGCTTCGCGGCCGATTACGGAGGACGAACAACAGACGTGTTCCGAGAACGGCGTGGAGCCGCTGGAGTTTCAGATCGCCAAGGACGCGGTGACCGTCGTCGTGAACCCGCAGGCCGACTGGGTCGATTGCATCACGGTCGACGAGCTCAACCAGATCTGGCAACCCGACGGCGCACAGCGGTGGAGCGACGTGCGCGACGACTGGCCCGACGAGGAGATTCAGCTGTACGGTGCCGCCTCCACTTCCGGGACGTTCGACTGGTTCAGCGAGTACGTCAACGGCGAGTCCGGGCGTCACCGGAGCGACTACGAGGCTACCGAAAACGACAATCGCATCGTTCAGGGGGTCGAGGGCGACGAGTACGCGATGGGTTACTTCGGCTTCTCCTACTACGCCGAGAACCAGGACCGCGTCAAGGCACTGCAGATCGACGACGGCTCCGGCTGCGCAGAGCCGAGCCTGGAGAACGCCAAGGACGGCACCTACCCGATGGCTCGGCCGCTGTTCATCTACGCCGCCAAGAACGCACTCGAACGGGAGCCCGTCAGCGAGTTCCTACGGTTCTACCTCGAACAGTCGTCCAGCGAGCTGGTGAGCGACATCGGCTACGTGCCGTCCAGCGAGGAACAGCGGGACGAGAGCCTCGACAAGCTAGAGTCGAACATCGAGGACGTCTCCTCGTAG